A region of the Desulfovibrio sp. JC010 genome:
ACAAAACCGGGAAGCTCGCTAAGAGTATTAAACCACTGAGTCCTCTCGATAGCACCTGTCCAAATAAGCAGAGTCAACACTTGCCGCGAAGCCATCAGAAAAAACATGGCTGCCAGAAACAAAATTTTCCACTCATCACATTTTACGGCAATATAGACAGCAGCACCGCAGGCAACCATCCGTATCAAAATCGAAACGATCAACTCCGGCTTGGGCACGACAAACCACAGGCCGACCATTACCACTGAAAACAGCACCACAGCACCAAAACACTTATTCCACAAACAACTCACAATCACCCCCGGACCCAAGGCATATTCAGAATTTAATCCAACAGTTCATTGAAGACATAGAACAGATTATAACAGATTATGTTTTCCAGGTAGCTTATTTGCCCCCTTACCCCATCGACACCAATTCCCCCAGCATGCTATAGACAACAAATATCAATCAACGTAAACGGATTCCCAAATCTTCCATATATTAATGATGGCTTCCGCCGCTAAAATCGAATCATCAGGGTTTATAAAATGGAAACAATCAGTAATCCGCAGGAACTTCAGAATCTTTGCCTCATGCTTCGCAGCGAGGGTAAAAAAATCGGTCTAGTACCGACCATGGGCTACTTTCATGAAGGACATCTGAGCCTCATGGACGCCGCCCGCAAGCAGTGTGACGTACTTATCGTCAGCCTGTTTGTAAACCCCACCCAGTTCGGGGAGAACGAGGACCTAGACGCCTATCCCCACGATCTGGAGCGCGACTCCAAACTTGCTGAAAAGCGCGGCGTGGATATTCTTTTTACACCGGTGCGTGACGACATGTATTTCGATGACCACTGCACATGGGTGGAAGTCCCGGATCTTGCCGCCAACCTCTGCGGCCAATCTCGCCCGGTGCATTTCCGGGGCGTGGCAACTGTGGTCACCAAACTCTTCATGACCGCGCAGCCCCACGTAGCTGTATTCGGGCAAAAGGACTGGCAGCAACTGGCAGTCATCAAAAGAATGGTCCGCGACCTGAATATCCCCGTGGATGTGCAGGGCCATGAAATCGTACGTGAAGAATCCGGGCTGGCTATGAGTTCCCGCAATGTCTATCTCACCGACGAAGAAAAATCCGCAGCCCCCAACATTCAGAAAGGGTTGCAGAAAATGCGCGATCAAGTGGCTGACGGCGAATCTGACGTTGTAAAACTCAAGGATGATCTTGCTGATTTTTATGCTGAAACCATTCCGGGGAGCCGCATTGATTATATCGAAATTGTGCACCCCGAAAATATCAATATCCTCAATAAAGTGTCTGAAAGGGCACTTTGTGCGGTAGCAGTGCAAGTTGGCAAGGCAAGATTGATAGACAATCTGCTCATAAAAGTGTAAGGTGACTTCATTCTTATATGCAAATTTATTTATATAGTGATTTTGAGCTATATATTCCGGGGAGTTACCGAAAAACGGTTTCGAATAACATTTACCCCGCCAATTAATTCCAGGAGGAACTTTTAAATGATCAGCAGCAAAGGCAAGTACTTTTTTACCTCTGAATCAGTAACCGAAGGTCACCCCGATAAAGTGGCTGACCAGATTTCCGACTCAATTCTTGATGCCATTCTCGCTCAGGATAAAGATGCCCGTGTTGCATGTGAAACACTGGTAACCACCGGTATGGCATTCATCGCAGGTGAAATTTCCACCACCGGATACGCAGACTTTCAGTCTATCGTTCGCGACACCATCCGTGAAATCGGCTACGTAAACTCCGACATGGGTTTTGACGCTGATACTTGTGCTGTTATTTCTTCT
Encoded here:
- the panC gene encoding pantoate--beta-alanine ligase, whose amino-acid sequence is METISNPQELQNLCLMLRSEGKKIGLVPTMGYFHEGHLSLMDAARKQCDVLIVSLFVNPTQFGENEDLDAYPHDLERDSKLAEKRGVDILFTPVRDDMYFDDHCTWVEVPDLAANLCGQSRPVHFRGVATVVTKLFMTAQPHVAVFGQKDWQQLAVIKRMVRDLNIPVDVQGHEIVREESGLAMSSRNVYLTDEEKSAAPNIQKGLQKMRDQVADGESDVVKLKDDLADFYAETIPGSRIDYIEIVHPENINILNKVSERALCAVAVQVGKARLIDNLLIKV